Proteins encoded within one genomic window of Kibdelosporangium phytohabitans:
- a CDS encoding carbohydrate ABC transporter permease — protein MPSLKSSEAPASTGSREWPVEAPPAVKTTTRSRRKINDNLTAYGLLAAALVVFALFSWYPIVRGVLLSFQEVNFVDPPQWVGFDNFARLFADPLFATAWLNTLQFTAIALVLGFAVPFVTAVLLNELRHAKAFFRVAVYLPVMLPPVVVAMLWKWIYNPGPGLANAALGSVGLPESAWLDSSSTAMVSLVIVSTWANMGSTTLIYLAALQTIPGELYESAELDGAGLFKRLWHVTIPQTRFVLMVLLLLQVVATMQVFTEPYVMTGGGPEDSTVTVLLLLYRYAFTYNDFGSASAMSLLLLVALGIFAGLYLRLTRMRSED, from the coding sequence GTGCCCTCGCTCAAGTCAAGTGAGGCCCCGGCCTCGACCGGGTCACGCGAGTGGCCGGTCGAGGCCCCGCCCGCGGTGAAGACGACCACCAGGTCGCGGCGCAAGATCAACGACAACCTGACGGCGTACGGGTTGCTGGCCGCCGCACTCGTGGTCTTCGCGCTGTTCTCGTGGTACCCGATCGTGCGCGGGGTCCTGTTGTCCTTCCAGGAGGTCAACTTCGTCGACCCGCCCCAGTGGGTCGGGTTCGACAACTTCGCGCGGCTGTTCGCCGACCCGTTGTTCGCCACTGCCTGGTTGAACACGCTGCAGTTCACGGCGATCGCGTTGGTGCTCGGCTTCGCGGTGCCGTTCGTGACCGCGGTCCTGCTCAACGAACTGCGGCACGCCAAGGCGTTCTTCCGGGTCGCGGTGTACCTGCCGGTGATGCTGCCGCCGGTGGTCGTGGCGATGCTGTGGAAGTGGATCTACAACCCGGGCCCGGGGCTGGCCAACGCCGCACTCGGCTCGGTCGGCCTGCCGGAGAGCGCGTGGCTGGACTCTTCCAGCACGGCGATGGTTTCGCTCGTCATCGTGTCCACGTGGGCCAACATGGGTTCGACCACGCTGATCTACCTGGCCGCGTTGCAGACCATTCCCGGTGAGCTCTACGAATCGGCCGAACTGGACGGTGCCGGGCTGTTCAAACGCCTGTGGCACGTGACGATCCCGCAGACCCGGTTCGTGCTGATGGTGCTGTTGCTGTTGCAGGTCGTCGCCACGATGCAGGTGTTCACCGAACCGTACGTGATGACCGGCGGCGGACCGGAGGACTCGACGGTCACCGTGCTGCTGTTGTTGTACCGCTACGCCTTCACGTACAACGACTTCGGCTCGGCGAGCGCGATGAGCCTGTTGCTGCTGGTGGCGCTGGGCATCTTCGCCGGCCTGTACCTCCGGCTGACCAGGATGAGGAGCGAGGACTGA
- a CDS encoding ABC transporter substrate-binding protein, with the protein MHRTLTRRAAVLVAVSVVTGASGLSACGSESSNQPSAGGKVAITVTGQPPSSQAVERKIFDADVAEFEKLNPDIDVVAHEGFMDPKTFSAKLAGGQLEDVYYVYFTDPANIIARRQAADITDHIKDMAVIKQLQPALLDIFKDRNGKIYGLPTANYSMGLLYNRALFTKAGLDPDTPPTTWAEVRTAAQKISALGNGTVGFADLSKNNQGGWHLVTWAYAMGSQIAKQEGEKWTADFNNDKVKEALRLLKEMRWTDNAMGDKQLLEATDVQRLMGAGQLGMYLGAPDNVPVLVKEFKGKYEDYGVAAMPGGQGTLLGGEGYMINPKASPEKIKAGLKWIDWKYLAPDRIEQRVKQYLDEKQPIGLPAVPTPDIYTGDTRARQAELKTRNANVPEQNFASYLDGNTKLKGNLEPPNAQQIYAALDNVMQGVLTNKDANVDQLLSEAEAKVNSALAQVK; encoded by the coding sequence ATGCACAGAACCCTCACCCGCAGGGCGGCAGTTCTTGTCGCCGTCAGTGTCGTCACCGGGGCGTCAGGTCTGTCGGCCTGCGGGAGCGAGTCTTCCAACCAGCCGTCCGCGGGCGGCAAGGTGGCCATCACGGTCACCGGACAGCCGCCGAGCAGCCAGGCGGTCGAACGCAAGATCTTCGACGCGGACGTCGCCGAGTTCGAGAAGCTCAACCCGGACATCGACGTCGTTGCGCACGAGGGGTTCATGGACCCCAAGACCTTCTCGGCGAAACTCGCGGGCGGACAGCTGGAAGACGTCTACTACGTCTACTTCACCGACCCGGCGAACATCATCGCCCGCAGGCAGGCCGCCGACATCACCGACCACATCAAGGACATGGCGGTGATCAAGCAGCTGCAACCGGCGCTGCTGGACATCTTCAAGGACCGCAACGGCAAGATCTACGGCCTGCCGACGGCCAACTACTCGATGGGCCTGCTGTACAACCGGGCGCTGTTCACCAAAGCCGGCCTCGACCCGGACACGCCGCCGACCACGTGGGCCGAGGTGCGCACGGCCGCGCAGAAGATCTCGGCGCTGGGCAACGGCACCGTCGGGTTCGCCGACCTGAGCAAGAACAACCAGGGCGGCTGGCACCTGGTCACGTGGGCGTACGCGATGGGCAGCCAGATCGCCAAGCAGGAAGGCGAGAAGTGGACGGCCGACTTCAACAACGACAAGGTCAAAGAGGCGTTGCGGCTGCTCAAGGAGATGCGCTGGACCGACAACGCCATGGGCGACAAGCAACTGCTTGAGGCCACGGACGTGCAGCGCCTGATGGGCGCGGGCCAGCTCGGCATGTACCTCGGCGCACCGGACAACGTTCCGGTGCTGGTCAAGGAGTTCAAGGGCAAGTACGAGGACTACGGCGTCGCCGCGATGCCCGGCGGGCAAGGCACCCTGCTCGGCGGCGAGGGCTACATGATCAACCCGAAGGCGTCGCCGGAGAAGATCAAGGCGGGCCTGAAGTGGATCGACTGGAAGTACCTCGCGCCCGACCGGATCGAGCAGCGCGTCAAGCAGTACCTGGACGAGAAGCAGCCGATCGGCCTGCCCGCGGTCCCGACGCCGGACATCTACACCGGGGACACCCGCGCCAGGCAGGCGGAGCTCAAGACCAGGAACGCCAACGTACCGGAGCAGAACTTCGCGTCCTACCTGGACGGCAACACCAAGCTCAAGGGCAACCTGGAGCCACCGAACGCCCAGCAGATCTACGCCGCGCTGGACAACGTGATGCAGGGCGTGCTGACCAACAAGGACGCCAACGTCGATCAGCTGCTGTCCGAAGCGGAAGCCAAGGTCAACAGTGCCCTCGCTCAAGTCAAGTGA
- a CDS encoding LacI family DNA-binding transcriptional regulator encodes MTRRLAEVARKVGVSEATVSRVLNGKPGVSESTRTAVLTALDVLGYERPTQLRGERARLVGLVLPELQNPIFPAFGEIIGNGLAQQGFTPVLCTRTAGGVSEADYIELLLQQHVSGVVFAGGLYAQADQGHDHYGRLTERNLPTVLINAAIEHLGFPRVSCDDAVAAEQALTHLVSLGHTRVGMVLGPGDHVPSRRKQDAFATAAKAAGIEVAPDWFEHAMFSLEGGQAAAARLVKRGITGIVCASDPQALGAIRAVRRQGLSVPQDVSVIGYDDSAFMNCVDPPLTTIRQPIEAMGRAAVDLLTMQINGASVTDEELLFEPELVVRGSTAPSTR; translated from the coding sequence ATGACGCGAAGACTTGCTGAAGTCGCCCGCAAGGTCGGCGTGAGTGAGGCGACCGTGAGCCGGGTGCTCAACGGGAAACCGGGTGTCTCGGAGAGCACCCGGACCGCCGTGCTGACCGCTCTGGACGTGCTGGGCTACGAGCGGCCGACGCAGCTGCGCGGCGAACGCGCCCGGCTGGTCGGGCTCGTGCTGCCGGAGCTGCAGAACCCGATCTTCCCCGCGTTCGGCGAGATCATCGGCAACGGACTGGCCCAGCAGGGGTTCACGCCGGTGCTGTGCACCCGCACGGCGGGCGGGGTCTCCGAGGCCGACTACATCGAGTTGCTGCTGCAGCAGCACGTGTCCGGGGTGGTGTTCGCCGGTGGCCTGTACGCGCAGGCCGACCAGGGCCACGACCACTACGGCAGGCTGACCGAGCGCAACCTGCCGACCGTGCTGATCAACGCGGCCATCGAGCACCTCGGGTTCCCCCGCGTGTCCTGCGACGACGCGGTCGCCGCCGAGCAGGCGCTGACCCACCTGGTCTCGCTGGGGCACACCAGGGTCGGCATGGTGCTCGGGCCGGGCGACCACGTGCCGTCCCGGCGCAAGCAGGACGCGTTCGCCACGGCGGCGAAGGCGGCGGGCATCGAGGTGGCGCCGGACTGGTTCGAGCACGCCATGTTCTCACTGGAAGGCGGCCAGGCCGCGGCGGCGCGCCTGGTCAAACGCGGCATCACCGGCATCGTGTGCGCGAGCGACCCGCAGGCGCTCGGCGCGATCCGCGCGGTGCGCCGCCAGGGGCTGTCGGTCCCGCAAGACGTTTCGGTGATCGGGTACGACGATTCCGCGTTCATGAACTGCGTCGACCCGCCGCTGACGACCATCCGCCAGCCGATCGAGGCGATGGGCCGGGCCGCGGTCGACCTGCTGACCATGCAGATCAACGGCGCTTCGGTGACCGACGAGGAGCTGCTGTTCGAGCCGGAACTCGTCGTACGGGGGTCGACTGCGCCCAGCACTCGGTGA
- a CDS encoding D-alanyl-D-alanine carboxypeptidase family protein, whose product MRVGAGLLAVAVLLGAQPPEEAGVVPGATTPDSRPGEAFADPVVAQLQRTASDVQRELGSLANDIHAAEQAVRESSAALDKARAAREAADAAVRARQADMDRYAAALLGSYGRPNQFKVFLLARSPSDFLGGSSLMARVQEAETEELTGAIQRHQTAVRAETAASAAAKNATDRKTDLDRRNGDATNRAAALTGEFRATLAQANSAVVAMQQAQRTRNEQTAANWRAYTDELIAAGIKPSANATEVTLPSGERLLVMPETTVRAVTAAVGALGKPYVPQGDGPDAYSCDGLTRAAYGLQGSAAEQMAVLQPVTDPQPGDLAFIGPGRYGVQSVGVVLDPRTMVTADARLVGVVVSDIPTSVLGYARPSLPRRPAQPVPQRTDTGLVWRCGGVDLPTGGWSGYPNGLIPGSALCAIGVGTHRLRCDAAFSFQGLSAAFGTAFGRPLCVTDSYRTFEEQVRLYGVKPALAAVPGTSNHGWGLAVDLCGGAQSSGTAEHAWLRANAGRFGWRNPPWAQPGRGREEPWHWEFGTG is encoded by the coding sequence GTGCGGGTAGGTGCGGGGCTGCTGGCTGTGGCCGTGCTGCTGGGCGCGCAACCGCCGGAAGAGGCGGGAGTCGTGCCAGGAGCCACGACGCCCGATTCACGGCCGGGTGAGGCGTTCGCCGACCCGGTCGTCGCGCAGTTGCAACGGACCGCGTCGGACGTGCAGCGTGAACTCGGTTCGCTCGCCAACGACATACACGCGGCCGAACAAGCCGTACGCGAGTCGTCGGCCGCGTTGGACAAGGCACGCGCCGCACGGGAGGCAGCCGACGCCGCCGTCCGTGCTCGCCAGGCCGACATGGATCGGTACGCGGCGGCGCTGCTGGGCTCGTACGGCCGCCCCAACCAGTTCAAGGTGTTCCTGCTGGCCCGGTCGCCGTCCGATTTCCTCGGCGGTTCCAGCCTGATGGCCCGCGTGCAGGAAGCCGAGACCGAAGAGCTCACCGGGGCAATCCAGCGCCACCAAACGGCCGTACGCGCCGAAACCGCGGCGTCAGCGGCGGCGAAGAACGCCACGGACCGCAAGACGGACCTGGACCGCCGCAACGGCGACGCCACCAACCGCGCGGCGGCACTCACCGGCGAGTTCCGCGCCACACTCGCCCAGGCCAACTCCGCTGTCGTGGCGATGCAACAGGCGCAACGCACCCGCAACGAGCAGACGGCGGCGAACTGGCGCGCGTACACGGACGAACTGATCGCCGCGGGCATCAAACCAAGCGCCAACGCCACAGAAGTCACCTTGCCGTCGGGTGAGCGCCTGCTCGTCATGCCCGAGACCACCGTCCGCGCGGTCACAGCCGCCGTCGGCGCGTTGGGCAAGCCGTACGTGCCGCAGGGTGACGGCCCGGACGCCTACTCGTGTGACGGGCTCACCCGTGCCGCCTACGGCCTGCAGGGTTCCGCGGCCGAGCAGATGGCCGTGCTGCAGCCCGTCACAGACCCGCAGCCCGGCGATCTGGCGTTCATCGGGCCGGGACGCTACGGCGTGCAGAGCGTCGGTGTGGTGCTGGACCCGCGCACGATGGTCACCGCCGACGCACGGCTCGTCGGTGTCGTCGTGTCCGACATCCCCACCTCCGTCCTCGGCTACGCGCGACCGTCGCTGCCGCGCAGGCCTGCCCAGCCCGTGCCACAACGCACGGACACCGGCCTGGTGTGGCGATGCGGGGGAGTGGACCTGCCCACGGGCGGCTGGAGCGGCTATCCCAACGGGCTCATCCCCGGCTCGGCGCTGTGCGCCATCGGCGTCGGCACGCACCGGTTGCGGTGCGACGCCGCGTTCTCGTTCCAAGGCTTGTCCGCGGCGTTCGGCACTGCGTTCGGGCGGCCGTTGTGCGTGACCGACTCGTACCGCACGTTCGAGGAGCAGGTCCGGCTGTACGGCGTGAAGCCCGCGTTGGCGGCGGTGCCCGGGACCAGCAACCACGGCTGGGGGCTCGCGGTGGACCTCTGCGGCGGCGCGCAGTCGTCCGGCACGGCCGAGCACGCCTGGCTGCGTGCCAACGCGGGCCGGTTCGGCTGGCGCAACCCGCCGTGGGCGCAACCGGGACGCGGCCGGGAGGAGCCGTGGCACTGGGAGTTCGGCACCGGCTGA
- a CDS encoding HelD family protein — protein sequence MSTQIEMEQVHLTVLYERLDDLRAEAARHLATAQPAERAYWAGETARLDSVADGLCFGRVDLDDGSRLYIGRAGLFDGDEPLLIDWRAPAARPFYTATAAAPEGVRLRRRITTRGRTVVDVNDELLTAEAAGEHDLAGDAALLAAVSAGRTEHMADIVTTLQAEQDRIIRDPYAGVLVVQGGPGTGKTAVALHRVAHLLYARPHLRTRGVLVIGPSTLFLDYIGQVLPGLGENSVVTATIADLRPGTPVSRTASDEEARRKGSAQAAGELASAVRDSVHVPAEPVEVVFEQEALSLSPADCRRAVRRAKHAGLPHNQARLVFHREVVTALADSLAARLEAVTLTDTGEAIDGGDPDGRLSAADLRALEAAGVIVDWTDSAPRRLLDDTDVARLRDALLADARVQDALDGIWPPLAVAELVPGPWSPVDIPLLDEAAALIDGGDGTTYGHIVVDEAQELSEMAWRMLMRRCPSRSMTVVGDLAQTSDPAGATTWPDMLRPHVADRWELAELTVNYRTPAEIMAVANEVLADQPGFRPSTSVRSTGVPPLEVTGSLDLLGDLVARMPGRVAVITPQRHLAPVAHQFPEVVSLTPGQAKGLEFDSVVVVDPDAIAASGPRGRNDLYVAMTRATRSLAVLRTRQ from the coding sequence GTGTCCACGCAGATCGAGATGGAACAGGTCCACCTCACCGTCCTCTACGAGCGCCTCGACGACCTGCGCGCCGAAGCCGCCAGGCATCTGGCCACGGCCCAGCCCGCCGAACGGGCCTACTGGGCGGGCGAGACCGCCCGGCTGGACTCGGTCGCGGACGGCCTCTGCTTCGGCCGTGTCGACCTGGACGACGGCAGCAGGCTCTACATCGGCCGGGCCGGGCTGTTCGACGGTGACGAACCGCTGCTGATCGACTGGCGCGCACCCGCCGCCCGGCCGTTCTACACGGCGACCGCGGCGGCGCCTGAGGGCGTACGCCTGCGACGGCGGATCACGACCCGGGGACGCACGGTCGTCGACGTGAACGACGAACTGCTCACCGCCGAGGCGGCCGGTGAGCATGACTTGGCGGGCGACGCCGCGCTGCTGGCAGCCGTCAGCGCGGGCCGCACCGAGCACATGGCGGACATCGTCACGACCTTGCAGGCCGAACAGGACCGGATCATCCGTGACCCGTACGCCGGTGTCCTCGTGGTGCAGGGCGGTCCTGGCACAGGCAAGACCGCTGTCGCGCTGCACCGGGTCGCGCATCTGCTCTACGCCCGCCCGCACCTGCGTACCCGCGGTGTCCTCGTGATCGGCCCCAGCACGTTGTTCCTGGACTACATCGGCCAGGTGCTGCCCGGCCTCGGTGAGAACAGCGTGGTGACCGCGACCATCGCCGACCTGCGCCCCGGCACACCCGTCAGCCGGACCGCCAGTGACGAGGAAGCGCGACGCAAGGGGAGCGCGCAGGCAGCCGGCGAACTGGCGTCCGCTGTACGCGACAGCGTCCACGTTCCCGCTGAGCCGGTGGAGGTCGTGTTCGAACAGGAAGCGCTGTCCTTGTCCCCTGCGGACTGCCGTCGAGCCGTCAGACGGGCCAAACACGCGGGTCTGCCGCACAACCAGGCGCGGCTGGTGTTCCACCGCGAAGTTGTCACAGCGCTCGCCGACAGTCTCGCCGCGCGCCTGGAAGCCGTGACGCTGACCGACACCGGGGAGGCGATCGACGGCGGTGACCCGGATGGGCGGCTGAGTGCGGCGGATCTGCGTGCGCTGGAGGCAGCGGGCGTGATCGTCGACTGGACGGACTCCGCGCCACGGCGCCTGCTGGACGACACGGACGTGGCCCGGCTGCGTGACGCCTTGCTCGCCGATGCCCGCGTCCAGGACGCCCTGGACGGGATCTGGCCGCCGTTGGCCGTGGCCGAACTGGTGCCCGGCCCCTGGTCGCCTGTGGACATCCCGTTGCTCGACGAGGCCGCCGCCCTGATCGACGGCGGCGACGGCACCACCTACGGGCACATCGTGGTGGACGAGGCACAGGAACTGTCCGAGATGGCGTGGCGGATGCTGATGCGCCGCTGTCCCAGCCGGTCCATGACGGTCGTGGGCGATCTGGCCCAGACGAGCGACCCGGCCGGGGCGACGACGTGGCCGGACATGCTCCGGCCGCACGTGGCCGACCGGTGGGAACTGGCCGAGTTGACCGTCAACTACCGCACCCCGGCCGAGATCATGGCCGTTGCCAACGAGGTGCTCGCGGACCAGCCGGGCTTCCGGCCGTCCACGTCGGTCCGGTCGACCGGGGTACCGCCACTGGAGGTGACCGGAAGCCTGGATCTCCTCGGCGATCTGGTGGCCCGGATGCCGGGAAGGGTGGCCGTCATCACACCGCAACGGCACTTGGCGCCTGTGGCGCACCAGTTCCCGGAAGTCGTGTCGTTGACACCAGGGCAGGCCAAGGGACTGGAGTTCGACTCGGTCGTCGTGGTGGACCCGGACGCGATCGCCGCCAGCGGCCCCCGTGGCCGCAACGACCTCTACGTGGCCATGACCAGGGCGACCCGAAGCCTGGCCGTCCTCCGCACGAGACAGTGA
- a CDS encoding NlpC/P60 family protein produces the protein MASQRLKRSMRGALTASAIIAMVSTIPAPAIAQPPAQNNESEALKKFRELSAQSEVVNEEFNKATDDKNAKQAELDKATADFNAANQAKTSAAATENQYRGQVEELSSASLRGARFNKLSALLTGTSAQDFLDRSSALSVLAADNNKALTELHKAVTTATESETKAADAQKRAAAARDAAAKLQAEIDGRRQELQKQINEVKAAQAKLSQAEKAKLQGPADNGVYIGPPGAAGTAMNAALAQRGTPYVWGGSKPGGFDCSGLMMWSYAQAGVSLPRSSRAQYGVGRSVSRNELIPGDLLFYGSSAGSIHHVAMYIGGGRIVHASTTGTPVKTETSIEGGGRDYFGAKRVVG, from the coding sequence GTGGCGTCGCAACGACTCAAGCGCAGCATGCGTGGAGCACTGACAGCGTCCGCCATCATCGCGATGGTCAGCACCATCCCCGCTCCGGCGATCGCGCAGCCCCCCGCTCAGAACAACGAGTCCGAAGCCCTCAAGAAGTTCCGCGAGCTGTCGGCCCAGTCAGAGGTCGTCAACGAGGAGTTCAACAAGGCGACGGACGACAAGAACGCCAAGCAGGCCGAGCTGGACAAGGCCACGGCGGACTTCAACGCGGCCAACCAGGCCAAGACGTCGGCGGCGGCGACCGAGAACCAGTACCGCGGCCAGGTCGAGGAGCTCAGCTCGGCCTCGTTGCGCGGTGCCCGGTTCAACAAGCTGTCCGCACTGCTCACCGGTACCTCGGCGCAGGACTTCCTCGACCGCTCGTCGGCGCTGAGCGTGCTGGCGGCGGACAACAACAAGGCGCTCACCGAGCTGCACAAGGCCGTCACCACCGCGACGGAGTCCGAGACCAAGGCCGCGGACGCGCAGAAGCGCGCCGCCGCGGCCAGGGACGCGGCGGCCAAGCTGCAGGCCGAGATCGACGGCCGCCGCCAGGAACTGCAGAAGCAGATCAACGAGGTCAAGGCGGCGCAGGCCAAGCTGTCGCAGGCCGAGAAGGCCAAGCTGCAGGGCCCGGCCGACAACGGCGTGTACATCGGCCCGCCCGGTGCCGCCGGAACGGCCATGAACGCCGCGCTGGCCCAGCGTGGCACCCCGTACGTGTGGGGCGGCTCGAAGCCGGGTGGCTTCGACTGCTCCGGTTTGATGATGTGGTCGTACGCGCAGGCCGGGGTCAGCCTCCCGCGCTCCAGCCGTGCGCAGTACGGCGTGGGCCGCTCGGTGTCCCGCAACGAGCTGATCCCCGGTGACCTGCTGTTCTACGGCAGCAGCGCCGGTTCGATCCACCACGTCGCGATGTACATCGGCGGCGGCCGGATCGTGCACGCCTCGACGACCGGTACGCCGGTCAAGACCGAGACCTCCATCGAGGGTGGTGGCCGGGACTACTTCGGCGCCAAGCGCGTGGTCGGCTGA